A window from Erythrolamprus reginae isolate rEryReg1 chromosome 9, rEryReg1.hap1, whole genome shotgun sequence encodes these proteins:
- the HSBP1 gene encoding heat shock factor-binding protein 1, translating into MAETDPKTVQDLTAVVQTLLQQMQDKFQIMSDQIIGRIDDMSCRIDDLEKNIADLMTQAGVEEVEGGENKAVIKTSSCQ; encoded by the exons ATGGCGGAGACGGACCCCAAGACCGTGCAGGACCTCACGGCAGTG gtGCAGACCCTCCTGCAGCAAATGCAGGACAAGTTCCAGATCATGTCGGACCAAATCATTGGCAGGA TTGATGACATGAGCTGCCGCATCGACGACCTGGAGAAGAACATTGCAGATCTCATGACCCAGGCCGGAGTGGAGGAGGTGGAAGGAGGAGAAAACAAGGCGGTCATCAAGACTTCAA GCTGCCAATAA